In Diachasmimorpha longicaudata isolate KC_UGA_2023 unplaced genomic scaffold, iyDiaLong2 ctg00000141.1, whole genome shotgun sequence, the genomic stretch ACATTTATCTTAAACATTGCAATGTATGTTTAACATAAAACCGTTTAACTTAAAAAGTTTTTTCACCTATTTTTATTCTGATTGTAGTTGTCAAACAATGTAACTAagtaattcaatcaataatcaattcaCGTACGTAAACTAAATAATTCGAGCTTTCCAGTCATGTCTAATGTTGTATGgaactttttcaaaaaaatgaacagaCAAACCATTTCATGTAATGGGTGTGGAAAATCATATAAAACCAGTGGAAATACGACGAATTTATTTACACATCTAAAAAATAAGCATCATCATGCGTTTTTGtaacttaaaaataaaaacgcaAGGTCAAGTGAAGTGAATATTACATCAAGAACCTGTGCACCCGTTTCGCGTACTAATTCAACTAGTACCATTAGTAATAGGCCTGCTGAGATAGAAAATAACCTCATGGAATTGTCTGAATCTGCGATTTACGATGATACTGGTGTAAGTATTTTATTTGTGTAAGTTTGTAGCTTCAGAATCTAAATATTTCTTCTTCATAACCAGTAACCAGTCACCTAATAATGTGTGATTACATTTTAGTGTTTTCACTTAACCTTAATACTATTTCCGACGACAAGTGTAATgaaatatatacaaaatgttcAATATGTTTTTTTCAGATTGAATCCTACAAAGATAGTCAGAGGAAAGGCTTGGGGCAACAGACTACACTCATAGGTATGTTTgaaggtattttttattgatatcaaATTGCTGTATTGTTTAGATTTTAGTTCATAAGAATgctctaatttttttatttttctcaatttaacAGAGGGTCATAAAACAAGCCAAATAAATGAAGCTTTGGTCTACATGATTGCAAAGACAACATACATCTATCTTGTGTGGAAAAATCAGGATTGAAAAGACTGATGAGCGTTATTACCCACGCTATAAGGCTCCATCACGAACTAGAGTAAGCAAActataatataaaattattaacttatcctttttatttttaaatgttattttatgattCATTCCTCATTACAGATAACTGGCTTGATGGAACAAAGATAGGCCACTACCAAAGCCATTGTAACACAAAAATTAAGtgagataaataatattgCTTCAACAAGTGATATATCAACTCTCATGAACTCGACACGAAGTTTCATCGTAGTAACAGCGCATTTTCTTAACACAGCAAATAACTACACTCCTAAATCTGAACATGAGATGGTGACATTGATAGCACGAAGAATGTATCAGGTAAGTaaagtataaaataaaagcatcaaattaaaaaaaaatagtaagtTATAAAAAGTTTCATAAAGTGAACTAATATTGGTCTTCTTTCCTGCAGACAAACACTGCTGATTATATAAAAGAATGCTTTGAAAATATTACCGACGAGTTTTTAATAGTAAAGGATTGCATCTTACCAATTACCACTGATGGTGGTGCTAACATGGTTGCTGCAGTGAATTGTTGTTCttgatttattaacaattatgtCTATTGATTAGTATTTATCTAGTAATGTGAGATGATGAAAGTAGATTaggccaaatattttttttttcatatcataCCGATATATCGACATGTTAAATAagaatatcgatatcgatatattCAAAAATTACCGATGCAATATATATCGATACTTTAATCCATTTCGGACATCACTACTTAGCAATCGGGTATTTGTCCTCACTCTTGGTCAATGATATGAAACCGCTTATTGTCATTGTCTCAGAATACAACAGTTTCACATCATTGTTCAGTGGAAACCACGAGAAGGTGGTGAGGTATGTTCCACCGGGAGAGGAAGGATATGGAAATAGGAGAGTTCGGAtggtattttgaaataaaatcagaaCAACCAacaaagaaatatatttttacattgaTAGATACAACTGATAGATATATTAACTGAAATATTGTAAGACTACAATGGGGTCAATTGAACGCGAAAGTTTTGTGTAAAATGTTAATAGCTCCAGGGCTATTGGATGGAATTGACTAAATCTTCTCCAAATCTGTAGCTGGAATACAGAATTCGGAATAAGAGAATAGTGAGTTCATTTCATTCAGTAGAATAAAAATCgttaacaattgaaaaattgtttcgcATCCCATTTGACCCCGTTCTCTtcttttgataaaattaagaCACAAATAATTCGCGGATGGGAAAAAATTAACCTTcaacagacaatttttcatgcattcctggatgaaaaattgtcctgTGAGCGCTACCAATCCCAGCGCGTGCCGAACGATATATGTTCCTAGTAAACTATGCAAACAATCTACAACTACCCATGGCAAAATAACTTCAATTTCGCATTTTGTTTCATACCCTTTCCCAACTGTCTTTTCCCGTTCGGTTTATCGCGAAGATCTTGCGATAGCCATttcaaattataaaaaacGATGCATCTACTCAATAATTTGATGCAAAATGACCGATGATACTCGCAAACTGTTCCCGAAACATCTGAAAACCATTGAGGATACTCGCGTTTAAGCCACGGTTCAAAACACCCCACGGACAGTATTTTGaagttttttattatgaagatTTGGCTGGATCACAGCTTCGAGAATTTTGAAACCGGCAGAAACTACATTATTGAAATCATTGGTCGGCACGATTAATTTCCCAAAATGATCCCCTTCTTGACACGAATACGCTCTCCAGAATATTAAAGTTTCATTCGCGATTTCGAGTTGCGTATTAGTCTTCGACATGAAAGATTGGCAGTTAtcgcaatggaattttttcgaacACGACTGGGCAATAAAACCCGCAACGTAACGAATAGAGGACTCTTTGAGGGAAGCGCGATCACCCGCAGTTTGAACATCATCGATAGTTAGTTCGACCGGCTCGAATTCTAAATCTTCGTCGTTATCGCCTGCAAAAAGATTAGCGTTGTCGCTTACTTGTATATTGGGCAATGAGTTATTCAACGCACTGGTCGTTGCTGTATCACTGGCCAATAAACAAGCGGTTCTATCATTCTGGCAATTTGCCCCTCTTGGAGGTGAAATTACAGCCTCTAGGAACATAGATCGTTGCGCACAAAATCGAATCTGTCTCGCGGATGGTTTGACATTATTACCCCATTGAGATCGCCAAAAACCGAATTGATTTTCTAGAGGATCTTGATTGAGATTTCAAGTCAGAAGGTATGGGACCCCCTCTGCTCGAAGATCTTGCCATAAAGCTAGAATATTTTTGATCGTGaactgaaaattgttgaaggtAGGTGGATTTTTCCCACCTTTAACATTTATATTCGCGAGCCAAAGTAAAGCCTCGTTCAATGTGTCCTCTACACGCGTATCGTTAATTTATAAACCCCGCCGAAACGGATTCGAATCCGAATTTGCGCGTGCATTGAGGCAATCAAAGAGTCTGTTGACTTTTTCCAGAAAGTCCGCGGTTGCAATACACGATTCGTGCTTTAAATCTCCACTCACGTGGCCCATACGTAGAGCTTGCGCGACTGAATGACTAAAAACTTGAGCCACCATTGAAacattcatttttgaaaaacaattcattTCGACGTGTCTATCGGTCAGCTTCGGCGCTGCCCGAACAACACTCGATTTTTCGACTTCGCGAAGCTCTCTGATTGCCCCCCAAGTAATAGTTTGCGTTACAAACTGACTCGTTCCGTCAGAAACAATACTTTCCCCATTAGAAGCCATTCCTTCGTGGTCCGAAAGCATCGCTTCCTTCTCGGAAAGGCTTGTTTCTTCCGTCGAAGGATGAGTTTGGATTTCTTGGAGCAAATAATCGTACGCGAAGAGATTATTGCGCAATCCTTTGAGGAGATGAGGTGGATCGAAGCCAAAATAGATTTTGTGACCTTCAAATAAGTAATATTGTGCATCCCGTTCGAAAGAATCGTCAGAATTCTTAGTAACTTGCGTCAGATCATCTCCCGAACTAGCAAGAACACTGGCCTCCTTTTTTCGGGGGACCTTTGTCATCAAAGCGTTAATGGCTGAAATATTGGCCTGCGCTTGATCACAAACAATAAACTTAACTTGAAGCCCACAATCATGGATCCGATGTACAGCCTCATCTATGATGTACTTTAATACGTGACTTCGAATTGCGccattcaaaataaaatacgcAATGGGTAGTTTCCAAGACGATCGTGACCCCCGAATCATAAAAACTAACGCGTGATTACCGATTTGACTCGATCTACCGAACTCGCCGAAATCTTCAAAACCCGTAACGCAATCCAAACGCGAGTCATACTCTAGGAATTCGCGAAGTGACATCTCATCGAACATGAGTgtacaatttttctcataGTCTATCATTTGCCCCACTTTCTCTCTCAATTTAGCGAAAACTACAGGGTTGAAGGCAGGAGAAATAACCGTTTCATTCATCCATTGCCGTACTGAAGTCTCGCAAGGTAACGCAATTCCTTGTTTTGTCCATAAATACCGGTAAACTCGAGGTCCTCTGGAATGAATTTGTAACGCGAAATCTTTTTCTTCCTTATGCCACAACCGTTTCCGCGAATGACGAAGTTGCATTTTAACAATGGAAAGACTTCCACCGCTTAAATGCTGCGCCGCACCGGAAATTACCTCTTGTACtgatattatatttatttttcccatgtataccctctcgggtttttacattttgttccctttccctgcggtgccatgggaccgactttttccccaactgtactgcatttgcacaggagtagagggaaaccatggaaaacctcTACCGTACAGTCGGCCGATAGTGCAGGGTCCCAGTGTACCCTTCCGTCACACTGACTAGAAGGGTACACTGGGTCTCCACACCCGTGCCTTCCGCGCAGTAATTTTTGAGCGAGCGAACGGTGTTCCTaaacggtcacccatccaagcaGTGTCCCAGCGAAACGCTGCTTAGCATCGATGATCGCCGGAGCAACACCGCACTCGCCCAACCATTACAGTCGGTTCCTCTTGTACTGATAATTTCTTCGGTTTCAGTCTAGCCTTCCTcaaacgtgaatttttccgaCTCAAAACTTTAATTTTTGCGCGTTGCTCAATGATTTTTAGCCTTTGTTCGTCAATAAGTACGCATTGTACATCTATTTTTACCGACATTGCATCTAATTTACATTTAGAAATTCCTTCAACCGTGTGACTCGCAACTTCAGGATGAGCATTGTGCGCCTCTCTTCTGAGAGCAGAAGGTTCATCCTGAATACGCTCATTGAGAGGAACGTTGGATAGAGCTGGGATTGTATTGTTTAGTCTGCTAATTACCGCAATAGCTGTCGCCCCGTTTTTTAGTCGTCTCTTACCAGCCCCAACAGTGATGTAGTCCGAGTCCTGGAAATGATCCGAACAAATGCGACGGTCACGTAATTGGGTCAGAGATAAACCGCGAAGTTGTTCATTTCCCATCCGGTCGATCCACGCGTCCGAATTGCGAAAATAATTACACCTACATCAATAATATCCTATAAGAATCTGGGGCttaaaatccatattttctttgaaaagtcagatgaaaaatgtttttgcaacttcaaaaaattaatttatagtttttacattcgtttttcattttaaaaaatcctccatGAAACCTTCCACGAAACCCACCACAAAAGTCACCTGAAAATTCACCCTGTGACGTTTAGGTTTCGGCTGTCCACTGCGATGATCCTTTGGATAGCCAAGTGGTAGTGAATAGTCCCAGACTACTCACCAAGGGGTTATCtaatatataaaattctcGTGTTACAGTTTTTGTTCCCATACTCCTCCGAAACGGCTTGAccgattttgatgaaattttttatgcttATCCGGTATCTATGAGAATCGGCCACcatctatttttcatccccctaaaTGGTAGGGGTAGTCCacccctaatttttttttttattttttcgacaaaatttttaatttcgatttttttatgatacaaCATACAAAAATACATACAATCCTCAATTTTCACCCTTCTACGATCAacccttattttttaataggcatttcagtaatttaataattttcctctccggTCGAAAACTGATCCATCGTCATTTAATTAGTTATCCCCGCCAGATGTCTACAGGTGTCACTTCTGACCCAGTAAACAGCACGGAGTAGGGATGAGAACGAAGCCGGTCTCCTTTCTTTCTCACTCCCTACACAGTTGTCGGCCATCATTATTGTTTATGCATCAAGTGTAGTAGTAACGttgacaattattatttagcTATGTTTAgtttgatttaaaaatatttatttttcacaaactGTTGGAAAGTCTAgagttaaaattaataaacaaatatcaacaatGTCACTTCACTTCAAAATGAATATATTTCgcacttttattttatacaaaggattattttatatattttttaattgaaaattaaaaatgattggaCTGTGAACGGAGTTGGGATTAAAAGACTTGGGTATAACGACACGATGTCAATGTAGAATTGTTCACGAAAGAACAGTCGATACTCTGCGATGTCGATATCGCCAAGGAAGAATGAGTACTGAAgttgttgaggaaaaaatgttgagttgTGGATTTGAAATTCACGTGGATTGGGCAAAAAATTGGTGGATTTCAATTGGTCCAGGAAAATATACGGACATTGTCATTCGTCAGTTTATTTTGAGGGTGAAGTAGGTAGTGATCGTGTAGGGGAAGGGGAAGGGTGTCATAAGGTTGGAGCGGTCAGTGGGTGAGTGGGTACTATCAGGTAATAAATGATCCTACCTTAAAGGCAATTACAAATATTTCCTAAATTTAAATGAGGGTACAATTTACAGAAAAGGTACTTGAAATTGGGGAATAGTCCGAAGTTGTAATTGCTAGAAAACTCTCTAGTCTAAAGGGAAAAGAACACATTAAGAGGCCAGATTATTCGAAAATGTGGCCTTTATGATActaagataaaaataaaagtttatagtacatatatatataagtttatAGTAAATAAATTCCAGTAAAAACCTTTTCAGGAAAATTGTGGGGATTTCCCCTTGTTTTGAAATCTAAATTATTCCGACACGATGAACCATTCCGCGACGGAACATGCTCCCCTGTTGAGAAGACTTGATCAACATGTCGGATCATCAGTGTTGGGTAGAGGCGCCAATTTTCTCACGTTGCGGTCGTAGATACCCTTAGCAGTTCTCACCGTAACTGTTCGGATGATGCCATCGGTACCAGCGTGAGCCTTGATGACCCTGCCCAATGCCCACTGCATTGGTGGTAGGTTGTTTTCCTTGATGATTACAAGAGTACCCTCCTTGATTGAGTGCTCCCCATGTGTCCATTTGGATTTGACATTGAGCCCGCTAATGTACTCTCGATGCCAGCGAGTCCAGAAGTCCTGCTTCAACTTCTGGATGTGTTGCCAAGTTGAGAGTCTATTGCTAGGAGTCTCCCGAAAGTCAGGACCTCTGAGATTTGTCAGAGAGTCACCAATCAAGAAGTGGCCAGGAGTCAATGCTATTGGATCATTTGGATCCGTTGAAAGAGGAGTGAGAGGTCGTGAGTTTAGCACGGCTTCAATCTCGATAGTTAGTGTATTGAATTCTTCAAAAGTCAGCAACTCATTGGTCACAATCCTCCTCAGGTGATGTTTGAAGGATTTGACCGCTGCTTCCCAAAGACCACCGAAGTTTGGAGACTGCGCTGGGATGAAGTGCCATCGGATTTCCTTCGACGTTgcaaaatgaagaattttttgcTGATGGTCCTCATTCTTCAGAAACTCGTGGATCTCCTTCAGCTCACTATTGGCACCGATGAAATTTGTGCCATTGTCTGAGTAAATGTTGCTGCAGACTCCCCGTCGAGCGATGAACCGTCGTAAGGCCGCCAGAAACCCTTCAGTGGTGAGGTCACTCACGATCTCTAAGTGGACTGCCTTAATGGCGAGGCATACGAAGACCGACACGTAAACCTTTATACGACCTCTGTTGCGTACTTTCCTTTCCTTTATGAAGAAGGGGCCGCAGTAGTCAATCCCGACGTTAGTGAATGGGCGGGATTCTGTTACTCTAGCCTCAGGTAGATTACCCATGATATAATCTACTAGTGGCGGTTTGTGTCTGATGCATTTGACACAGGAACGAACGATACGTTGAACTGAATGAcggccatttaatatccaaaaCCGGCGACGAACTGCGTAGAGTGTCGCTTGAGCGCCAGCATGCAATGGTAGTATATGCTCGTTTCTGATAATGTGATCGGTTACTGGATGTTTGCATGGAAGGATGAGGGGGTGACGCTGAGAGTACGGAATATGAGCATTAGTCAAACGACCTCCCACTCGCAAAAGGCCATCCTTATCTAGAAATGGAGATAATTTGACCAATTTAGATAATGCAGCAGGTTTATGTTCACCATGGTGAGGATGTCGGAGTTCTTTAATGACTGCTGCAAAGTTTTCAAGTTGTACCCAATGTACAAGAGCCTGAAGAGCAGCTTCAAGTTCATCAAGGTTCAATGGACCTCTGCGACGAGTCTTGAACCTTAAGCAATAGGTGATAATACGTTGCAATTTGCTAATTGATGATGACCACATGTTCGAGGCCTTGGCATCAGTTGTCGTAACTAAGCAGGTTTCCAGGGACGTTGGTGTTTTTCTCAGATCAGGTACTTGTGATGAGTACTCCAGGTGCAGTTTAGGCCATCCACTCTTGTTTTCTTGGAGCCATGATGGACCGCAAAGCCAAAGGGATGGTTTGATGAATTCAGACGGTGTTTGCCCACGTGATACAAGGTCAGCCGGATTGTCGTGGGTTCTCACATGTCTCCAATTCTGAATATTGGTTTTTTGTTGAATCTCTGCCACTCTGTTGCTGACAAATACTTGAAGTTTGTGCGGATGTGTGTTTAGCCAATGCAAAACCACTGTAGAGTCCGTCCAATAAAATGTTTCATCGATGGGGTAGTTGATGGCAGCTCTGGCATTTATCATGAGCGATGTCAATAGTTGAGCTCCACACAGCTCAAGCCGAGGTATGGTTTGCTCTTTCAGTGGGGCCACACGCGATTTTGAACAAAGTAAATTCACCCGAGTATTCCCATGGGCGTCGACAGAGCGCAGGTATAGGCAGGCTCCATAAGCCATTTTGCTCGCGTCACAAAAACCATGAAGTTGGACATTCGTAGCGCCTGGTATCAGTACTCCCCGTGGGAATGTAACTTGCTCCAGTACTGGTAACTGCTGGTACAGTTGAAGCCACTCCTTCTGTAAATCTGGTGGTAAGGTAGCGTCCCAATCTACCTTCGAAGTCCACAGT encodes the following:
- the LOC135172024 gene encoding uncharacterized protein LOC135172024 encodes the protein MVTAKLKVMNSNKSPIDCRALLDTCSTTNFITESLATSLGLPKRHFSASVGALNAITTTTKHIITATIRSRINNEERTITFLTVPSISTMVPGQPLDRNKIKIPVNLKLADPNFHQPAPIDMLIGTGTTLSFLGSAKRRISTEGQDDLFLLQTALGWVIGGGAPTSSPPRYRSCHLNNTDSLEFDLSKFWEIENTTEKTHFNEVEATCEKLFKDSVTRDTTGRYIVALPFNDNISRLGTSRSRAYNRFKSCEKRFFRDADLARQYKAVIQEYIDLGHMTEINTSNLSDHGYYLPHHAVFKRDSLTTKLRVVFDGSATTSTGVSLNDALYVGPTIQDDIFSLLSRFRLHQFVLTGDIEKMYRQVLVRPEDRKYQRILWRDDDGPVRTYELNTVTFGLSAAPYLAIRCLHQLADDEQHLYPTGAAILKRDLYVDDLLTGAQTLQEALTIRSELESLMKRGGFNLRQWASNDPTLLHGVASEDINKRLQLGDSTTLKTLGIAWDSAVDKIRYFVKPSNIGQTTKRVVLSETAKLFDPLSLLSPVIIVAKAFIQKLWTSKVDWDATLPPDLQKEWLQLYQQLPVLEQVTFPRGVLIPGATNVQLHGFCDASKMAYGACLYLRSVDAHGNTRVNLLCSKSRVAPLKEQTIPRLELCGAQLLTSLMINARAAINYPIDETFYWTDSTVVLHWLNTHPHKLQVFVSNRVAEIQQKTNIQNWRHVRTHDNPADLVSRGQTPSEFIKPSLWLCGPSWLQENKSGWPKLHLEYSSQVPDLRKTPTSLETCLVTTTDAKASNMWSSSISKLQRIITYCLRFKTRRRGPLNLDELEAALQALVHWVQLENFAAVIKELRHPHHGEHKPAALSKLVKLSPFLDKDGLLRVGGRLTNAHIPYSQRHPLILPCKHPVTDHIIRNEHILPLHAGAQATLYAVRRRFWILNGRHSVQRIVRSCVKCIRHKPPLVDYIMGNLPEARVTESRPFTNVGIDYCGPFFIKERKVRNRGRIKVYVSVFVCLAIKAVHLEIVSDLTTEGFLAALRRFIARRGVCSNIYSDNGTNFIGANSELKEIHEFLKNEDHQQKILHFATSKEIRWHFIPAQSPNFGGLWEAAVKSFKHHLRRIVTNELLTFEEFNTLTIEIEAVLNSRPLTPLSTDPNDPIALTPGHFLIGDSLTNLRGPDFRETPSNRLSTWQHIQKLKQDFWTRWHREYISGLNVKSKWTHGEHSIKEGTLVIIKENNLPPMQWALGRVIKAHAGTDGIIRTVTVRTAKGIYDRNVRKLAPLPNTDDPTC